A stretch of DNA from Candidatus Pseudomonas phytovorans:
GCAGCTGAACCTGATGCTGGAAATCAATGCCACCGTGCTGTGCGGCAGCGACCCGGCCCGCCGCCTGGAATATGCCCCGCACCTCGCTGCAACCGAGGCGCACTTTTTCAACAACGTCGAAGGTGGCATCAAGGACTTGTACAACTGGTACTGCTCGTACCGCAGCGATTCGGTCTGGAAGCGGGCAGCCGGTGTTTATGTACGTATCCTCAGCAAGCCGCAGTTGTTCATCGAAGGCAACAACCGCACAGGTTCGCTCATCGTCAGTTACTTGCTGATGCGTGCCGGGTTACCGCCATTCGTGCTGTCGCTGGACAACGCCGAGGGTTACTTCAACCCGTCCTCGGTCATTCGCAACTCCGCTAAACACGGTGTGAAGGCATTGTACGAATTACCCAAGATCAAGAAGAAGTACGCCGCTTTCCTTGAAGAGAAGGCGCCTGAGCCCGGAAAGTTCTTCCTGAGCGGCACGCCCGTACCTGTCTGTGAGGGGCGCCGCTGATGCAACGGTCATCCATGTTTGTACGCGGGCGGCAGGCCATCGAGCGCAAGCTCAACCGTGGGCAGGTACGCATTTCGTTCGATATCGACGACACGCTGGCCTGCCAGCCCGAGCATGCCGCCGCCGAGGACAGCAAGCTGCCGGGCTTCGTCCATCGCTGGTTGGGCGAGCCGCTGCGCAGCGGCACACGCGAGCTGATCCGCGATCTGCGCCGCCAGGGCTGCAGCATCTGGATCTATACCTCGTCGGGGCGCACCCCGGCGTACATCCGCCGCTGGCTGATGCTTTACGGCATCCATGTCGATGGCGTGGTCAACAGTGACCGGCACCAACATATCCTGGCCCAGAACGGGCTGGAGAACTCGCCATCCAAGCTGCCGTCGGCCTTTGATATCGACCTGCATGTGGATGATTCCGAAGGTGTGCGGCTGGAAGGCGTCGACCATGGTTTTAGCGTGGTGGTGGTATGCCCGAAAGACCAAAACTGGGCACAGAAGGTGAAGGACGCGGCGGTCGACGTGCAGGCCCGTCTGGCCTGGCAACAACCGCACCGGTATGAGATGCCTTCCCAGGCACTTGCTTCCTGAAGAAAAGCGATCCTGCTCAGATAGCGTAATTGGGGCTGCTTTGCAGCCCTTCGCGGGCTTGCCCGCTCCCACAGGTATGACGCCAGTTTCAAGACATGCACGATTCCTGTGGGAGCGGGCGAGCCCGCGAAGGGCCGCAAGGCGGCCCCAATTTGTTCAGGGTATTGATACGCGCCGGCTACTCATGGCTACACCCTAAGTCTTGAACCTTGGCCCAAGCAGGTACCGGGACCAAATTACAGCGCCACACCCTCTGCCCCAAAGCATTCACCAGTCCACGCCAAAGCAGCGTATCTGGCTATCTGCCCACTTCTGATAATCGCCTCCGACATCCAGTCCCCGTTTGGAGCGCGCCATGCACAACAACAATAAGCACCTGCCGCCTCGTTTTCTCGCAGCCGCCATCGCCAGTTTTTCTGCCTTGGGCCTGAGCGGCGCCGCTGAAGCCGAGATCATGCTGTACGACAAGGACCAGACAACGTTTTCCACCGACGGCTACATCAACGCCTTCTACGTCAACAGCAAGGTCGACCGTGAGGGTGAGCAGTTCGACCGCCGCCAGTCGCGGGTGAAAATGGGCTTCTTGCCCAACTACCTGGGCTTCAACATGGGCAAGCAGGTGGATGACCTGAAGCTCGGCGCGCGTGCTTCGTTCTGGGTCACGATCAACGACAGCGAAACCAATGGCACTGACACAGCCATCGACGTCCGCCAGTTCTACGGCACCGTGGCCAACCCCGAGTGGGGTGAGGTGCTGATCGGCAAGGACTTCGGGCTGTTCGCCCGCTCCAACATCCTGCTTGACGAGCTGCTGGCCGGTTATGGCCAGGTCAGTGACACCCTGGGGCTGGTGGACGGAGGTGGCGTGTCGTTCGGCAACATCGGCAGTGGCTACCCATACCCGTTCCCCACCTCGCAGATCACCTACCGCACGCCGGTGATGGAAGGCCTGCGGGTGGCGGTGGGCATCATGGACCCGGTAGACACCAACGACAGCAGCCCGACCGGCAAGGCCTACCAGGAGAACCCGCGCACCGAGAGTGAAATCACCTACCAGTTCGACCTCGGCGGGGCGCAGATCTACAGCTGGGTCAACGGCAGTTACCAGACCTCCGACAATACCGATCCGACGGTGGCGTCGGTTACCTCCAAAGGTGTCGGCTATGGTGTGCAGGCCAAGATGGGTGGCTGGTCTCTGACCGGCTCGGGGTTCCAGGCCAAGGGCATCAACCCGTTCTTCACCAACAACGCGGGCGAACCGGTTTTGCGCAATGTCGACAGTGACGGCTATCTGCTGCAGGGCTCGTACAAGTTCGGCAAGAACCGTGTGGCGCTGTCTTATGGCAAGACCAAGGACGATGGCAATGGGGCGGTGGGCAGCGGGGCGGATTACGAGACCCGCGGCGTGGCGCTGTTCCATGACGTCAACGACAACCTCAAGCTGGTGGCCGAGTACAACCAGTTTTCCATCGACGGGCATGACACCAGTGCGCAGAACGAAGACACCGATACCTTTGCGGTGGGGGCGGTGTTGACCTGGTGAATTGCTGGGGCCGCTGCGCAGCCCTTTCGCGACACAAGGCCGCTCCCACATGGACCGCGTTCAACCCAATGTATACGGTGTACGTGGACATTGTGGGAGCGGCCTCGTGTCGCGAAAGGGCTGCGCAGCGGCCCCGGCAATTACAGGCAACAACATTACTCCCATGGAACCGCCCACCCGCTACCCAAGTAGCATTCGTCCCTCGTACCCACCTTCGTACACTTGTCCCTCAGCCACCCCGCGCCGGAGACCACGATGCAGCAGGCTCAAAACGACGGTGTGGTCAGCGCCATGTCCCAATCCACCGACGCCCGCCTGGCCGCCCAGGATCTGGCGCGGCAGCTGCTGCACCCGCACCTGGGTTTCGTGCTGTTTTTCTGTTCCGCCGAATACGACTTGCAGGCCTTGGGCGAGGCGTTGGAACAGGATTTCGGCGGCATCCGCCTGGTCGGCTGCACCAGCGCCGGTGAAATCACCCCACTGGGCTACGGGCGCAATTGCGTGACGGCGGTGGGCTTTGATCACCGGCACTTTTCCATCGCCACCGAGCTCATCGATGAAATGGAGCGCTTCAGCCTGATCGACGCGCAACAGATGGTCGAGCGCCTGGTCGGCACCTGTCGCAGCAACACCCTGGCACCCATCAAGGGCCACAGCTTTGCCCTGACCCTGCTCGACGGCCTGTCCAGCCGTGAGGAAATGGTACTTGCCGCCCTCAGCGCGGCGCTGGGGGACATCCCGCATTTTGGCGGTTCGGCCGGCGACGACAACTACCTGAACCGTACCCATGTGTACTTCGGTGGCGCGTTTCACAACGGTGCCGCAGTGGTGGTGCTGGTCAACACCTGGCTCGATTTCGAAGTATTTACCACCCACCACATCCTGCCACGGCAGGAGAAACTGGTGGTAACCGGTGCCGACAGCGCCCAGCGTCGGGTCTTTGAGCTGAATGCCGAGCCTGCTGCCGAAGAGTACGCACGGCACATCGGCGTGCCGGTGGCCGCGCTCGATTACCGGGTATTCGCCGCCCATCCGTTGGCCGTGCGCATTCATGATCAGTATTACGTGCGGGCGATTCAGCAAGTGCATCCGGACCTGAGCCTGAGTTTTTACTGCGCGGTGGAAAACGGCATCGTGCTCACAGCCATGACTCCGGGTCCGCTGCTGCCTAACCTGCACCAACTGTTCGCCGGTTTGCACCAGCGCCTTGGCCCGCCGCTGCTGACCGTCGGTTGCGATTGTTTTTTGCGGCGCCTGGAGCTGGAGGACCGTGCCGGCCTGGAGCCCGTCGGTGCGTTCTTGCGCCAGCAGCGGGTGATCGGCTTCAACACCTACGGAGAACAGTTCAATGGCATGCATATCAACCAGACCTTCACCGGGGTCGCCATTGCCCGCAACCGGCCTCCTGTCGGGCGCTGAACTGCAGGCCGAGGTCAGCCGGCTGCAGCACGAAAACCACAAGCTGCAGCGGATCAACGGCGCGTTGATCGAGCGCATCGAGTCAGGGGTAACGCGGGGCAACGATCCCTATGCGGCGTTCCAGCATTCGGTAGTGCTGGCCGAGCAGGTACGTGAACGCACCGATGCCCTGAACCAGGCCATGGCTGAGCTCAAGGCGGTCAACCGCCTGCTCAGCGAGGCCCGACAGCGCGCCGAGACGGCGCACCAGCACCAGATTCGCCTGATCACCGACAATGTCCCGGCGCTGATCGCTTACCTGAATGCCGATCTGGTCTACGAATTCACCAACAAGGTTTATGAAGAGTGGTACTGCTGGCCGCACGGCGTGATGCTCGGGCAGAGCCTGCGAGAGGCCCACAGCGAGCAGCATTACCAGCGCCTGGAAGCTTACGTGAAGCGGGCGTTGGCGGGGGAGAGCGTAACCTTCGAGTTTGCCGAGACCAACATCAGCGGCCAGGAGCGCTACATGCTGCGCTCCTACGTGCCCAACCGCCTGGCCAGTGGCGAGGTAGTGGGCATCTTCGTGCTTATCCGCGACATTACCGAGCGCCGTAACACCGCTCAGGCGCTGCACCAGGCCTATCAACACCTGGAGCAACGGGTGCGCGAACGCACCGCTGAGCTGACCAGCCTCAACGGCCAGTTGTTGCGTGAGATCGAGGAGCGTAGACGGGCCGAGTCACGGCTGCGAGAGGCCAAGCGCGAGGCCGAACAGGCCAACCTGTCGAAAACCAAATTCCTTGCTGCGGTCAGCCACGACCTGCTGCAGCCGCTGAACGCGGCGCGGCTGTTCACCAGTGCGCTGCTTGAGCGCCGCGAGCCGCACGGCAGTGCACATCTGGTTCGCAATGTCAGCAACTCGCTGGAGGATGTAGAGAACCTGTTGGGC
This window harbors:
- a CDS encoding PAS domain-containing hybrid sensor histidine kinase/response regulator — encoded protein: MPATGLLSGAELQAEVSRLQHENHKLQRINGALIERIESGVTRGNDPYAAFQHSVVLAEQVRERTDALNQAMAELKAVNRLLSEARQRAETAHQHQIRLITDNVPALIAYLNADLVYEFTNKVYEEWYCWPHGVMLGQSLREAHSEQHYQRLEAYVKRALAGESVTFEFAETNISGQERYMLRSYVPNRLASGEVVGIFVLIRDITERRNTAQALHQAYQHLEQRVRERTAELTSLNGQLLREIEERRRAESRLREAKREAEQANLSKTKFLAAVSHDLLQPLNAARLFTSALLERREPHGSAHLVRNVSNSLEDVENLLGTLVDISKLDAGVIKADVAPFALGELMDNLAAEYAEVARCEGLELHFVGCSAVVRSDIQLLARILRNLLSNAIRYTRSGRVVLGCRRQRGGLRIEVWDSGIGIAEEHLEEMFQEFKRGDVQRPDQDRGLGLGLAIVEKIAGILGHRIRVRSWLGKGSVFAIEVPLSATAPKAQPSQVICEPMLERLRGARVWVLDNDAAICAGMRTLLEGWGCQVVTALSEEDLARQVDNYHAEADLLIADYHLDNDCNGVDAVARINARRAQPLPALMITANYSNDLKQQIRELGHTLMHKPVRPMKLKTAMSHLLASSGR
- a CDS encoding porin; protein product: MHNNNKHLPPRFLAAAIASFSALGLSGAAEAEIMLYDKDQTTFSTDGYINAFYVNSKVDREGEQFDRRQSRVKMGFLPNYLGFNMGKQVDDLKLGARASFWVTINDSETNGTDTAIDVRQFYGTVANPEWGEVLIGKDFGLFARSNILLDELLAGYGQVSDTLGLVDGGGVSFGNIGSGYPYPFPTSQITYRTPVMEGLRVAVGIMDPVDTNDSSPTGKAYQENPRTESEITYQFDLGGAQIYSWVNGSYQTSDNTDPTVASVTSKGVGYGVQAKMGGWSLTGSGFQAKGINPFFTNNAGEPVLRNVDSDGYLLQGSYKFGKNRVALSYGKTKDDGNGAVGSGADYETRGVALFHDVNDNLKLVAEYNQFSIDGHDTSAQNEDTDTFAVGAVLTW
- a CDS encoding FIST signal transduction protein — translated: MQQAQNDGVVSAMSQSTDARLAAQDLARQLLHPHLGFVLFFCSAEYDLQALGEALEQDFGGIRLVGCTSAGEITPLGYGRNCVTAVGFDHRHFSIATELIDEMERFSLIDAQQMVERLVGTCRSNTLAPIKGHSFALTLLDGLSSREEMVLAALSAALGDIPHFGGSAGDDNYLNRTHVYFGGAFHNGAAVVVLVNTWLDFEVFTTHHILPRQEKLVVTGADSAQRRVFELNAEPAAEEYARHIGVPVAALDYRVFAAHPLAVRIHDQYYVRAIQQVHPDLSLSFYCAVENGIVLTAMTPGPLLPNLHQLFAGLHQRLGPPLLTVGCDCFLRRLELEDRAGLEPVGAFLRQQRVIGFNTYGEQFNGMHINQTFTGVAIARNRPPVGR